The DNA region AAGGATATCAGCCAAGCATTGACGGTGTTCGATAAGGTCCTGCTCTTCGTTGTTCTGATCATTGTGATTATCATCTTTTGTAAGTGCTTGGTGGAACCGATACGCTTGGTGGCTGGTGCTAACTGCAGATGTAGTGGCTGTCTTCCAAAGCAGCTTCATTGCCACTCTCACCACCGCTGGGACCACGCTGCTATCTCTGTCGTTTGTCTTTGCTGTCACAACACAGGAATTCTTGGGTTCCTGCATTTTCCTCTTCGTCAAGCACCCTTACGACGTCGGCGACCGTGTCGACATCCAGGGACCTgagaagcagcagctcaTTGTCGAGAAGATCTCGCTGCTCTACACCGTCTTCACCCGTATCGACAAGATGCAAGTCGTCCAGGTGCCCAACATCGCCCTCAACAATCTGTGGGTTGAGAACGTTACCAGAAGCAAGGCCATGAAGGAAGTGATTGATGTCAATGTCTCATTTGACACATCATTCGAGGACATTGAACTGCTGCGTGCCGAGATGGAGAAGTTTGTGCGCTCGCCCGAGAACAGCCGCGATTTCCAGCCTGATATCGGCATCGGCGTTGGTGGTATTGGTGACCTTGACAAGTTGACGCTTAAGGTTGCGATCAAACACAAGTCCAACTGGCACAACGACACCGTCCGCGCTACCCGTCGCTCCAAGTTTATGTGCGCCCTCACTTTGGCGCTCAAGAAGGTACCAATCTATGCtcctggcggcggtggtgaggctcTGGGTGGTCCCAAGAACCCAGCATACAGCGTCGCTGTGACGGACGAGTATGCCATCTCTGCTCGTGCCCAGGCCGataaggagaaggaagcgaAGAGAATGGATTACGCGGATCCAGAGAAGCAAGCCGAGAATGCTAGTGAGCAAAAGGCAGCCGACCATTTCAACACGACTAATCCCGCTGTGGACGCTCTTGATGACTGGGGCTACGAAGAGACCCTTAGTGGCCGGGACGCTTCTACCGTCCGCCCTAGCACCTCTAACGGACCTAGTTCACGATCCGAGCTCCTTCTTGGTACCCGCGAATCTCAGCGTGGTCGTCGCAGGGCGGGCGAGACAGTGCCCATGACTCTCGGCGACGCCAGCACGCCTGGGGTCCAGCTCACCAGGGCCCCCACAACAAGTACCCGTGGTGGCCCGTCCTTTGACGTGGAGAGACAAGCGGGCGTAGATGCTCCTGCCGGCTCTCCATACACCACCTGGACCGCCTACAACTCACAGACTGGACAACAGCAAGGCGTTTCTCAGCCATATTCCCCTCCGCAACAATCCGCGAATCTGACCGTTCAAGCACCACCACGCCCTGGGCAAAGTCCAGCTGGTGCTAGGCCAAGAGGCGCCAGCGTCAGCAACCGCCCCCAGGCTCCGACAGGTGATGGAAGGCCCCTTAGCGGAGGACAATCCAGCGGtggacctcctccccctccaagtGCGCCTGGTCCGTCGTCAGCTAGATACTAGGCGGGGCTGCCGGGGACACCAATGGTGTATCCTGTAGGCACGACTACCACCACGATTCACGAGGAAACAAGTAGTCAAAAGGAGAACGACCAAAGCACCAGCAAGGCGGACATTAGCAATAATGACAACGGAACCACCACACAGTAAATATCAGAAAGTAGGGATTGGTTGATAAAAACAAGTCTTGGGACAGTCGGCAAGGTCGGGGTTCAGTAAAGCAACGGTGACGGCGTTTTTTCTTTGGGTGATTGTAATGATGGATGAGTATGAGACGGGACACGCCGAACATATTACTCGCTTCAGCCAACAAAAAAATTTTCGGTTGTTCAGCAACaatcctttttcttctctggGGAAGGTTGGGGGAAGTAAAAAAGGGTGAGCCAGAGCGGCAATACCCCGCCAATATATGCATGCATGCACGGCATTGGGTTTGcattttctctttttttgtcATCACTCGCATACATAGATGTACATTGCATTCTGGCCTGACCGCAAGGATTGGAGTGTGTAGAGATTAGAGGACACAGTAGTTTTTCTATGGTTTGTAGTACTTTGGTAGTAGAGATTGCTTACTATGTATGGTTAAGGTGAATAGATATTTTGAAGAGCGTGTGAGGTGTTTGTTTGAAGTGTGAAGGTGAGCaatgttgaagaagctggggTTAGAGTTAGTCGTCAGGGCCTGTCACGTCTCTGGCAGCATGATTTGATGTGATACCTGTTGTGCACTATGCCTAGCTCTCTCGTGACGCCTTGGAAATAGGAGATGGGAGGGGTATAACAGTTTTACAGATGCCACCAACTCTTCTCCCCACCCATGAGAACACTTGACAAGTAAACTATGACCTGAGTTCAGTCCCTGTTAAATATTTTTCAGGTCTTCTGATACCTTTTGGGCCCGTTAACGATCTTGACTATCTTTTTAAGCCTCTTTGCTTTTTAAGAACTTGTTTGAGGCGTATCAGTAGTTTTTCAAGCCTTACTAGTTGTCATTTCATGCCCATGGATCGTTTTTGAAGGCCTACTCGATATCCTGCATGGCCTACTCAGCATTTCAAGAGGAGTCGCTTACATAGTCAATATGCGCCGACTCTAATTTAGAGTGTTTATCATTGGTAACAACGTGCCGTGCATACCGTCTTTCAAAGATTAGAAGAGCCCTCTGGGAAGACCGGAGAGGGCCCCCACGAACATGAGAGAGATGTTGGAATGGTACACCGGCAATTTTTGACAACTGGCTACCTGTCCGGGATGAGCATCATTGAAGGCACGGATCTGTCAGTCTATAGCTAACAGCTGAGTATGCACTTCTTCAACAGACATGCTCCACCTCCTGCTtcttcccatcaccatcccccagCTCCGTCTTCAGCACCCGCCCAAACtgctccaacaacacctcgAAGCAGACCTTGGTGATGGCAGGGTCATATCTTCCCTTGCTGAGCTCGTCCCGGATAAACGCGTGCTGCGCCCAGGCGAACTCATGGAAGCTAAAGACTACCCCGGCCTCGCGAAGCTTTTGGCGAATGAGATCACGACCGGCGTCGGGAACGTGGGTGTCTTTGATGCCAAAGATCATGGAGACCTCACCGGTAATAcgggagaggaggtcgagTGTGTGGTTGGAGTCCGGAGGGGCAGTGGAGGAGGTATTGGCGCCGGAGTTGGGGCCTAAGGTACGGGCATGGACATCGGTGGCGAAGTAGCATACTGTGGAAGAGATCTTGGGGTGAAGCTGGAGGCGGAAGAGGTTTGTGTTAGAAGACAGTGgtaggggggtggtgagggggggtaTCGTACAGCTGCCCGGAGAGCCAGATGCCCTCCCAAGCACATGCCTGTTGCGCCTAGACGGCCAGTGCATGTTGGGAGTGACAAGAGGTAGGAGACAGTCTGGGTGACGTCTTCATCGTAGGATTCAAGGGTCTGTTTGATACATTACTGGTGAGCGTCATTATTTCAGGactgtgatggtggtgctggctaCACCCAAAGCCCCAGCCAGTTGGGCTCCAATACGACATGGACACCCTGTCGACCCGCGCACCTTGAGGCTACTCCAATGAATGACACCATCAGAGCTTCAGCTGGGAGCTTTGGCCTCCCAGCAGAGGCTTGAGCTTTAGTCGAAGCTATGACAGGGAGTATCCATGCAGAAGAGCAAATCACCGACCTTTGTGATTTTCCACTTGTTCCCTTGATCCGTTCCGGGGACGTCATAGGCAAGAGGCTCAGGGCCAGTAAAGTCGTGGTAGCTGCTGGGAGCAGCGATGATGTAGCCCTGGCCAGCGATTTGTCTGGCGAAGCGAGCAACAGGGCCGGTGACTGTGACGACGTCAATTTCGTTGGGCTTCTTTATGGAGAGCATGAGGGATGGTGTCACTGACCCTGATAGATCTCACTGAAGAGAACAACTCCTGGGAAGCGACTACACGTTGATAACTTGGTAAGACCGTGATACAAGAGACCCCTATTGCGAGGGCGAGGTGAAGGTGGGTTCGGGCTCACGCATTTGGGTATCCAGGAATGGTAGGATGAAATAGAAATATTCCTTCCACCTCAGTTAGCTAACTGCTATAATATTGGCTGTAAGAGCTCACCAACTCATCGATGTTGTCTTGCCATTGGCAGTCGTTTGCACGTCGGCATGGCTCTCTTTGATCAACATGTTGACGTTGTTGAAGGGTCGGTGACTTAGGATTCAGAAGCAGCTCTACGTTCTGCACAGTAGCAAGTTCGATTTTAGAAGAgatcttctttttgttgacAAGGTGGTGGTTTGAAACCGTCAAAGCTCCCTCACGCTCAGTCTGAACCTCAAAGCTCCCCCGCCAGTTTGATTACTGCTGTAGTGAGGGGCAGAGGGGTAGCTTCTTATCAGCTTATCGGATCATGACATAATCATCTCGAAAATGAGAAAAAAGGTATCGACATCAGCCAACTGTCAGATTGAAAAGGTAGACAGTTAGTCATACGGCAATTGTTAGACGAGGCAGATACCCGGCCTGTTGGCAATTGTGTATTCAACGCCGCATTAGGCGCCAGGGCAGaatggagaagagggagaaaaaGGGGTGGCAAGTTAATGGGGTGGATTGCATGACTGTTAGCAGGAAACCTCAAAGTAGGCGGGGATGGTGGCGACGGCATGTTGACGGTGCCACCGAGGTAGGCCTCAGCGGTGTCACGCATCTTGGTGAGGACCATGGAGGAGATCTCCTCAGGGATGAAGACCTTGGCCTCGCTTGTTGAATGCTCAGTGACAAGCAAGTCTTTTCTGACCTTCAACGCCCCTCTTCTCTGGGAGACGAATCCCTCCTATATTTTCAATGGGCAAAGAAGAGTAGTGGTCTCCAGTGAGGTATCGTACTAACAGTCATTCCAAATCTGATGTGTCTGGCTCATGGGTCTTATTACTATCTGACCGCCATCCATTCTGCCCAACTGACGAACGACGGAATTTCCCCTTCAGAATAGCTGCTCTCATTTTCATCGAGTCGTGTACTAAGCTGACTTGAAGCTGGAATACAAAGGGAGATAGCTCCATCTCGTCATTGTGAGTCCACTGGGACGGACAGATGACGGAAGAGAGAACCGAGCTTCATTGGACAGTCAGTGGTCTGATATTCCGATGCCACTGTCCCGCTGGCCTTATAAAGCCCCAATGTCGGTACAGATGGTGATaacaaaaaggaaaagattTGTGTCGTCGAAGCCACAAGAAAGCAGGTGGTCTCTGCCATTGCCTTCGTAATATTCTGATGGAGTTTCGTTGCTGATattttttggtggttgcaTGTTTTGCCCCGTCAGTCTGGACATCCCATTTAGAGGTTCGAGATGTGTGTACCTTATGTACTGTACCTTGCTTGAGAGCTTGGCAGTGCCCAAGATCGGGAACACCTTGAGAGTAGTATTGTGCATCTGTCTGTTATGACTGGCGGTCAGCAACATGCCCGAATGGAATGATGCAAAGCATCGTGATCGCACTGAGACTGTTGCTATGTATGTTGGGCATCTCTCGGTCCAACCATGCGGCAGGTGTAAAGGTGACTGCGGTTCTATGGCCTGTGGTGATGCATTAATGGTATGAGCAGTCTATTAGGAAAAACAGcttccatcaacctcggGACAATTCAAGCAGTTTTCTGGAACCTCTCAGTGAATGTTGATCACGCAGCAGAGTTTGACATGGGGCGAAATCTAGTGCTTGGCATGTAGCTGTGGCATTGGTGTGTTGGATGCGTCAGTTCCCCATTACGCAAAACCTCAGCTTGAGGGTGTACAGACGGTCAAAGCCCACTGTTTGTTCATCCACGGAGCTACTCCGCAGTTTCTTTCCTGGGGAAGACATTTCCAGGTGTGTCTATGGGGTAAACAGCCGGGGGTCGGCATGTGGCATGGAAAAGCAGCGAAGAAAGAGATCTGGGAATAGCCAAACCTCCCGTCGGGTAGGCAGCCGATGGAACTGAGCATCGAGCACGGCGAGGCTTGGGTTTGGCACTCAACGAGCTCTCAAAGGAGGCGCTGGGTTGTTCCATGAAGCGTGTGGGCGTTTCTAGTCCAATCGATTGAGCTCCTTTCGTGCAGCTGCTGGAACCCCACTTGGGCCTTCTGGCGATTTCCACAGGGTTCCGTGAGCTTCGTCTGCAAAGTGACGCGGGGCTTTTAAACCTGCCTTTtgtgcccctcctcctcctgctctttCCCATTCTTCATCACACAAACTCAAAAAACTCTACTTCTCTTCCTTCTACGCTGCTTTTTCTTCCCACCAGATCTCGGGAATACTACGACGAATCTACTACTCTTCAATACCCCCATACCAGAACCCGTTGTAGAAAGCAAATCACACAGCAGTCAAGATGGCTCCCGCTGTCGGTATCGACTTGGGTACGACGTACTCTTGCGTCGGTGTCTTCCGTGAGGATCGGTAGGTTCTTgccctcccccttcatcgACATCGTCGAGTCGCTGTTTGCAGTCGCTCTGTTCGGTCGTGGCCAGGCTGAGAGGGTTGTTCTTCGACTTCCCTGCCAGCCTCGCCATCGATCGATTGGACGGTTGCACGGCATCAGCCTTGTTAGTCCCGACAGCCTGCTAACCACCCCTCACAGGTGCGAAATCATTGCCAACGACCAGGGTAACAGAACCACTCCCTCTTTCGTTGCTTTTACCGATACCGAGCGTCTTATTGGAGATGCCGCCAAGAACCAGGTCGCCATGAACCCCATCAACACAGTCTTCGACGCCAAGCGTCTCATTGGTCGCAAGTTCACCGACGCTGAGGTCCAGGCCGACATGAAGCACTTCCCCTTCAAGATCATTGAGCGTGGCGGCAAGCCCGTCATCCAGGTCGAGTTCAAGGGCGAAACCAAGGTCTTCACCCCTGAGGAGATCTCCTCCATGGTCCTCACTAAGATGCGTGAGACCGCCGAGGCCTACCTCGGTGGCACCGTCAACAATGCCGTCGTCACCGTCCCCGCCTACTTCAACGACTCTCAGCGTCAGGCTACCAAGGACGCCGGTCTCATTGCTGGCCTCAATGTCCTTCGCATCATCAACGAGCCCACTGCCGCTGCCATTGCTTATGGTCTTGACAAGAAGATTGAGGGCGAGCGCAACGTCCTCATCTTCGACTTGGGCGGTGGTACCTTCGATGTCTCTCTCCTCACCATTGAGGAGGGTATCTTTGAGGTCAAGTCCACTGCTGGTGACACCCATTTGGGAGGTAAGTCACATCCTCTTGAGTCAACAACATGCATATACTAACTAAGAATTAGGTGAGGACTTCGACAAC from Podospora pseudopauciseta strain CBS 411.78 chromosome 6, whole genome shotgun sequence includes:
- a CDS encoding hypothetical protein (EggNog:ENOG503NUXS; COG:M): MSLRSPLSPRQQGFAPLSNQPSASDMQDIPLRQIRSNASSTTGARRADMEPISEKNVLFNEAVGTPAGRRRIKKDLMRTGSSNLSEEASLNAMGRFYNKIVSFSVVTRYLVYIVPVAIILAIPLLIIPFTGNTSTELEGQNLLWFFIWLEIAWLSIWVAKLVAHVIPVVFMFFCGVISSGTRKYATVLRALEIPLSLFLWGLASWLTFKFMLSDRNNGVKWTDIVQRILLSLFLASAVLLAEKAIVQLISISYHQRSFANRIKDSKREIYILGLMYEASRTLFPMYCQEFADEDYIINDSIDVILTGGRPNGKGVAAAPMKLVGEVGRFGDKITSVFGNIASEITGKQVFNPNSAHSIVVEALEKVRSSEAMARRIWMSFVVEGKDSLSMDDIVEVMGPAHREEAEECFHAIDADENGDISLDEMVRKVVEIGKERKAIANSMKDISQALTVFDKVLLFVVLIIVIIIFLAVFQSSFIATLTTAGTTLLSLSFVFAVTTQEFLGSCIFLFVKHPYDVGDRVDIQGPEKQQLIVEKISLLYTVFTRIDKMQVVQVPNIALNNLWVENVTRSKAMKEVIDVNVSFDTSFEDIELLRAEMEKFVRSPENSRDFQPDIGIGVGGIGDLDKLTLKVAIKHKSNWHNDTVRATRRSKFMCALTLALKKVPIYAPGGGGEALGGPKNPAYSVAVTDEYAISARAQADKEKEAKRMDYADPEKQAENASEQKAADHFNTTNPAVDALDDWGYEETLSGRDASTVRPSTSNGPSSRSELLLGTRESQRGRRRAGETVPMTLGDASTPGVQLTRAPTTSTRGGPSFDVERQAGVDAPAGSPYTTWTAYNSQTGQQQGVSQPYSPPQQSANLTVQAPPRPGQSPAGARPRGASVSNRPQAPTGDGRPLSGGQSSGGPPPPPSAPGPSSARY
- a CDS encoding hypothetical protein (EggNog:ENOG503NV2Z; COG:Q) is translated as MLIKESHADVQTTANGKTTSMRIFLFHPTIPGYPNARFPGVVLFSEIYQVTGPVARFARQIAGQGYIIAAPSSYHDFTGPEPLAYDVPGTDQGNKWKITKTLESYDEDVTQTVSYLLSLPTCTGRLGATGMCLGGHLALRAALHPKISSTVCYFATDVHARTLGPNSGANTSSTAPPDSNHTLDLLSRITGEVSMIFGIKDTHVPDAGRDLIRQKLREAGVVFSFHEFAWAQHAFIRDELSKGRYDPAITKVCFEVLLEQFGRVLKTELGDGDGKKQEVEHVC